One genomic window of Aethina tumida isolate Nest 87 chromosome 3, icAetTumi1.1, whole genome shotgun sequence includes the following:
- the LOC126264916 gene encoding histone-lysine N-methyltransferase SETMAR-like has translation MESDKQHFRRILLFCYREGKNAIQARKKLTDVYGEGVLAVLQCQNWFAKFRSGNFDVEKAPRSGRPVEANKVVIKTLVDAKRRITTREIGLRLNLSNSTVHDHLKVLGLSSKLDV, from the coding sequence ATGGAGAGCGATAAACAGCATTTTCGACGTATCTTACTGTTTTGCTACAGAGAGGGTAAAAATGCTATTCAAGCTAGAAAGAAATTGACCGATGTATATGGAGAAGGTGTGTTGGCAGTACTCCAGTGCCAGAACTGGTTCGCTAAATTTCGATCCGGCAATTTTGATGTCGAAAAAGCACCACGTTCGGGAAGGCCGGTTGAGGCTAATAAAGTCGTGATAAAGACATTAGTTGATGCGAAGCGGCGAATAACAACACGTGAGATCGGACTGaggttaaatttatcaaattcaacAGTTCATGACCACTTGAAAGTCCTGGGATTATCCTCGAAGCTCGATGTATGA